A single region of the Duganella sp. BuS-21 genome encodes:
- a CDS encoding 2OG-Fe(II) oxygenase encodes MPNELPVAGPCLSPLTLNRLALHGWSQQNLFLSDELTLALAAECRSEAAGGALLPAAVGRGAARAVRTAIRGDSILWLRPGRSAACDSYLLLMEHVRLALNQAFFLGLDSYESHFAHYAPGASYQKHLDRFRDDDLRTVSVVIYLNPDWPVAQGGALRLHPLHAPTSDVSPLGGRLVVFLSADMPHEVLPATHERLSLAGWFRRRPRGASLAM; translated from the coding sequence ATGCCCAATGAACTCCCCGTCGCCGGCCCTTGCTTGAGCCCGCTGACGTTGAATCGACTGGCGCTGCATGGCTGGTCTCAGCAGAATCTTTTTTTATCCGATGAATTGACGCTGGCGCTGGCCGCCGAATGCCGTAGCGAAGCGGCCGGCGGTGCGCTGCTGCCCGCCGCAGTGGGGCGCGGCGCGGCGCGCGCGGTGCGCACGGCAATCCGTGGCGACAGCATCCTGTGGCTGCGGCCCGGCCGCTCGGCGGCCTGCGACAGCTATCTGCTGCTGATGGAGCATGTGCGGCTGGCGCTGAACCAGGCGTTTTTTCTTGGTCTGGACAGCTACGAGAGCCACTTCGCCCACTACGCGCCCGGCGCCTCGTATCAGAAGCACCTGGACCGCTTTCGCGACGACGACCTGCGCACCGTGTCGGTGGTGATTTACCTGAATCCGGATTGGCCGGTGGCGCAGGGCGGTGCGTTGCGCCTGCATCCACTGCACGCGCCCACCAGCGATGTCAGTCCGCTCGGCGGACGGCTGGTGGTGTTCCTGTCGGCCGACATGCCGCACGAGGTGCTGCCGGCCACGCATGAGCGGCTATCGTTGGCTGGCTGGTTCCGCCGCCGGCCTCGGGGTGCGTCTCTAGCGATGTAG
- the fucP gene encoding L-fucose:H+ symporter permease: MEHYSHTAPVASGQSHAGGNTGPLVIVTILFFMWGLLTSLNDVLIPHLKAVYTLTYVQAMLVQFCFFGAYFIVSLPAGMLIKKIGYQNGAVVGLTIAAAGCALFYPAATSGYTLFLISFFVLAGGITILQVAANPYVTVLGDPQTASSRLTLTQAFNSLGTTVAPALGGMLILGGVVLSSSELALLPAAEQAAYHAKEAASVQGPYLVLAGALLVLAILFAMARLPKIVDAEAITAQGGYSEVLKHRHLALGVVAIFLYVGGEVSIGSFLINFLGDPNVVSMTAADAAHYVSFYWGGAMIGRFIGFVVMRKVSPGKALAFNAAAVIALVLLAIFSGGHLAMWALLAVGLFNSIMFPTIFSMALNKLGPLTGQGSGLLCMAIVGGALVPFAQGYLADTISLQLSFLVPAACYLFILYFGLKYANMYSEK, from the coding sequence ATGGAACACTATTCGCACACTGCGCCGGTGGCATCCGGGCAGTCGCACGCGGGCGGGAATACCGGACCGCTGGTCATCGTCACCATCCTGTTCTTCATGTGGGGTCTGCTGACGTCCTTGAACGACGTGCTGATTCCCCACCTGAAGGCGGTCTACACGCTGACCTATGTGCAGGCGATGCTGGTGCAGTTCTGCTTCTTCGGCGCCTACTTCATCGTCTCGCTGCCGGCCGGTATGCTGATCAAGAAGATCGGCTACCAGAACGGCGCGGTGGTCGGCCTGACCATCGCGGCTGCCGGTTGCGCCTTGTTCTATCCGGCGGCAACCAGCGGCTACACGCTGTTCCTGATCTCCTTCTTCGTGCTGGCGGGCGGCATCACCATCCTGCAGGTGGCGGCCAATCCTTACGTGACGGTGCTGGGCGATCCGCAGACGGCTTCCAGCCGCCTGACCTTGACCCAGGCCTTCAACTCGCTGGGCACCACGGTGGCGCCGGCGTTGGGCGGCATGCTGATTCTGGGCGGCGTGGTTCTGAGCTCGTCCGAACTGGCGCTGCTGCCGGCGGCGGAGCAGGCCGCGTACCACGCCAAGGAAGCGGCGAGCGTTCAGGGCCCGTACCTGGTGCTGGCCGGCGCCTTGCTGGTGCTGGCGATCCTGTTTGCGATGGCGCGTTTGCCGAAGATCGTCGATGCCGAAGCGATCACCGCCCAAGGCGGCTACTCGGAAGTGCTGAAGCACCGTCACCTGGCGCTGGGCGTGGTGGCGATCTTCCTGTACGTTGGCGGTGAAGTCAGCATCGGCAGCTTCCTGATCAACTTCCTGGGCGACCCGAACGTGGTCAGCATGACGGCGGCCGATGCGGCGCACTACGTCAGCTTCTACTGGGGCGGCGCGATGATCGGCCGCTTCATCGGCTTTGTCGTGATGCGCAAGGTCAGCCCGGGCAAGGCGCTGGCCTTCAATGCGGCGGCGGTGATCGCGCTGGTGCTGCTGGCGATCTTCAGCGGCGGGCACCTGGCGATGTGGGCGCTGCTGGCGGTTGGCCTGTTCAACTCCATCATGTTCCCGACCATCTTCTCGATGGCGCTGAACAAACTGGGTCCGTTGACCGGCCAGGGTTCTGGCTTGCTGTGCATGGCCATCGTCGGCGGCGCGCTGGTGCCGTTCGCGCAAGGCTATCTGGCGGACACCATCAGCCTGCAGCTGTCCTTCCTGGTGCCGGCCGCGTGCTATCTGTTCATCCTGTACTTCGGCCTGAAATACGCTAATATGTACAGCGAAAAATAA